The following coding sequences lie in one Paenibacillus durus ATCC 35681 genomic window:
- a CDS encoding nitrogenase component 1, giving the protein MPKVNLNLTEVPIREKRLGSITGFAGTAGDLVNCSNSGCLKDGTRSFSQCMGCSSGNAFCQLSMIRDAAMVNHAPVGCAGDFFGFNFVYRVGQMERDLPPAIGRYFNTNIEEMDTVFGALSKLEKTIRLAYDRVKPNAIFVTTSCASGIIGEDVESVTDRMTNELGIPVVNCVCEGFRSKIWTSGFDAAYHSIVRKIVKPPQKRTNKVNIINFWGSDVFSKLLNRLGYEANYVVPFSTVSQLETISEAAATIQICPTLGTYMGAALEQVYGVPEIKAPMAYGIAGTDAWMRELGRVLDREDEIEEIIREERAAVLPKLEEYRAKLTGTTCYLTAGSAHGHALIALLRELGIEVQGAAIFHHDPIYDNESTAADMLDHTVKTYGDIKGYNVCNKQAYELVNILNRVRPDLMIARHGGMTLWGAKLGIPTLLIGDEHFSWGYQGLLNYAERILETLDNREFVTNLAKHSSMPYTKWWLEQDPYTFLGGNTHVEAY; this is encoded by the coding sequence ATGCCAAAAGTGAATTTGAATCTGACCGAGGTCCCGATCCGCGAGAAACGTTTGGGTTCGATTACGGGTTTTGCCGGAACAGCGGGAGACCTGGTCAACTGCTCCAACAGCGGCTGCCTGAAGGACGGCACCCGTTCTTTCAGCCAATGCATGGGCTGCAGTTCAGGAAATGCTTTTTGCCAATTATCCATGATTCGGGATGCAGCGATGGTCAACCATGCGCCTGTCGGCTGCGCCGGGGATTTCTTCGGCTTTAATTTCGTGTATCGCGTCGGCCAAATGGAGCGAGATCTTCCGCCGGCCATCGGCAGATATTTTAATACCAATATCGAGGAGATGGATACGGTCTTCGGCGCTTTATCCAAGCTGGAGAAGACGATCCGCCTCGCGTATGACAGAGTAAAGCCGAATGCCATCTTCGTTACCACATCCTGCGCCTCGGGGATCATAGGTGAAGATGTGGAAAGCGTCACGGACCGAATGACGAATGAACTTGGGATACCCGTCGTAAACTGCGTCTGCGAGGGCTTCAGATCCAAAATTTGGACCTCCGGCTTCGACGCCGCCTATCACTCGATTGTGCGCAAAATTGTGAAGCCTCCGCAGAAGCGGACGAACAAAGTGAATATCATCAATTTCTGGGGCAGTGATGTCTTCTCGAAGCTGCTGAACCGTCTGGGCTACGAAGCGAACTATGTTGTTCCCTTCTCTACCGTAAGCCAGCTGGAAACCATTTCCGAGGCTGCGGCCACGATTCAGATTTGCCCGACGCTGGGAACGTATATGGGAGCCGCGCTGGAACAAGTGTACGGAGTGCCGGAGATCAAGGCTCCAATGGCTTACGGTATAGCAGGAACGGATGCCTGGATGCGCGAGCTGGGACGCGTTCTGGACCGTGAAGACGAGATTGAGGAAATTATCCGCGAGGAGAGAGCGGCTGTCCTGCCGAAGCTGGAGGAGTACCGGGCTAAGCTTACAGGCACTACGTGCTATTTGACTGCGGGCTCAGCCCACGGCCATGCCCTGATCGCTCTGCTGCGTGAACTGGGAATCGAAGTGCAGGGCGCGGCTATTTTCCATCATGACCCCATTTACGACAATGAAAGCACCGCGGCGGATATGCTGGATCACACGGTCAAGACCTATGGAGACATTAAGGGATATAACGTCTGCAACAAGCAAGCCTACGAACTGGTCAATATTCTGAACCGCGTCCGTCCGGACTTGATGATCGCCCGTCATGGAGGAATGACTCTCTGGGGCGCCAAGCTTGGCATTCCCACTCTGCTGATCGGGGACGAACATTTTAGCTGGGGATACCAGGGGTTGCTTAATTATGCGGAACGCATCCTGGAGACGCTTGATAACCGGGAGTTTGTGACCAACTTGGCAAAACATAGTTCCATGCCTTACACCAAATGGTGGCTGGAGCAAGATCCATACACTTTTTTGGGAGGCAATACTCATGTCGAAGCTTATTGA
- a CDS encoding nitrogenase component 1, which produces MSKLIEQPRYSCALGVQQTVIAIQRAVPIVHAGPGCSTKIHGLLGQGEGYAGGSTIPCTNSSESEVVFGGEKKLKGVIDGAFKVIDADLYVVLTGCTSDIVGDDVGQVTREFQNLGKPIVFAETGGFKSNNYVSHDLIIKAIVDQYVDRYAPAKGEVIPGLVNVFASVPYQDPYWIGNLQEIKRLLTGIGLTPNILFGPESGGVSEWLTVPQAEFNIVVSAWPGLKSAKLLKRKYGTPFYHFPYLPVGGVETSRFLREVAAFGASIDREKAEKFITDEERKFYTHIERTADFMLEFRYGIPRVFYTILDATYAVGFSKYLLNELGIIPAEVQYIIDDTPEQYREGIREQFRRISDRRSANVEFSVDGGEIQENIRKTNPKQRALILGSGWERDLAVDIGADLLPVSVPITYRLVLNCGYAGYNGGLRLIEDIYDRVLGTYR; this is translated from the coding sequence ATGTCGAAGCTTATTGAACAGCCAAGGTATTCCTGTGCGCTGGGCGTTCAGCAGACGGTCATCGCAATCCAGCGGGCTGTGCCGATCGTCCATGCAGGACCGGGCTGCAGCACCAAAATTCACGGCCTGCTCGGTCAAGGGGAGGGCTATGCGGGAGGAAGCACGATCCCCTGCACCAATTCGAGCGAATCCGAAGTCGTATTTGGCGGCGAAAAAAAGCTGAAGGGTGTCATTGACGGTGCGTTCAAAGTCATCGACGCAGACCTTTACGTCGTGCTCACCGGCTGCACCTCCGATATTGTCGGTGACGATGTCGGCCAGGTGACCCGTGAATTTCAAAATCTCGGCAAGCCGATTGTGTTCGCGGAGACCGGGGGCTTCAAGAGCAATAACTATGTCAGCCATGACCTCATTATCAAGGCGATTGTCGACCAATATGTCGACCGGTATGCGCCCGCTAAAGGTGAAGTGATACCCGGACTGGTTAATGTTTTTGCCTCCGTTCCATATCAGGACCCTTACTGGATCGGCAACCTGCAAGAAATTAAGCGGCTGCTGACAGGCATCGGTCTTACGCCGAATATTCTCTTCGGGCCCGAATCGGGCGGCGTATCCGAATGGCTGACTGTTCCGCAGGCCGAATTCAATATTGTCGTATCCGCCTGGCCGGGACTGAAAAGCGCCAAGCTGCTCAAGCGGAAATATGGTACGCCGTTTTACCATTTTCCCTATTTGCCGGTGGGAGGAGTGGAGACCAGCCGCTTTTTGCGGGAGGTTGCGGCATTCGGCGCCAGCATTGACCGTGAAAAGGCCGAGAAATTCATCACGGACGAAGAGCGTAAATTCTATACGCATATCGAGCGTACAGCCGATTTCATGCTAGAGTTCCGTTACGGCATCCCGCGCGTATTCTACACGATCCTTGATGCGACTTATGCCGTAGGCTTCTCCAAATATTTGCTAAATGAGCTGGGCATTATTCCGGCGGAGGTTCAATACATTATTGACGATACTCCCGAACAGTACCGCGAAGGAATCCGCGAGCAGTTCCGGCGCATCTCCGACAGGAGGTCGGCGAATGTGGAATTCTCGGTGGACGGCGGGGAGATTCAGGAGAATATCAGGAAGACAAATCCGAAGCAGCGTGCGTTGATTCTCGGAAGCGGCTGGGAGCGCGACCTGGCTGTCGATATCGGTGCCGATCTGCTTCCAGTCAGCGTTCCGATCACCTACCGGCTGGTATTGAACTGCGGCTATGCAGGTTATAACGGCGGTTTGCGGCTGATCGAGGATATCTATGACCGTGTATTGGGCACGTACCGTTAA
- a CDS encoding thiamine pyrophosphate-dependent enzyme: protein MAIDYEKEVGSAKVEQKFLYESGNEMAAYAAHQINYHVMGYFPISPSTEVAQFLDSMKASGQHDIMLVPSDGEHSSAGICYGASTAGGRVFNATSAQGYLYMLEQLPVQSGTRMPMVMNLICRSVSGPLNIHGDHSDLYYALNTGWPILMCPDPQSVYDMNIMAIKLAEHAKVRLPVLVAMDGYFTSHQKRRVQAIANREDVQSFIGPQPKGYDDTLDRENPISVGPYMNEPDYINNKYQQSVAMYNAAEVFEEIAKEYGDLTGRHYPILSQYRMEDAEVAVFLMNSASEIIKDVVDQLREKGIKAGAISPNMIRPFPQKQIAEALKNVKAITVGDRADSFGAHGGNMVNEIKAALFTYGNTTTKVISRIYGVGGKDFFAEDGHSLFELAIEAAETGEVKVPFDYYGHNPGVAESAPKRVLNPLKFESLKTGLITVDKDEETGKLKVKIPPMRSLTVKPKRLSPGHGTCPGCGIFSGLELFFKGIEGDIVALYHTGCAFVTTTGYPYSSHKSTFIHNLFQSGAATMSGVVEMFWERKRRGELDHLNLKDDFTFVMVTGDGGMDIGMGPAIGAALRGHKMIVLEYDNEGYMNTGAQQSYSTPIGHRTSTSSIGKTQNGKVTQHKDTPQIMAATNIPYVFTGCEAFPQDLVKKAAKAQWYAQNEGLVYGKILSACPLNWMTEDNVGTKLVSLAVDSCFFPLYEVEQGVTTITYNPEEKEKRVDVTEWLKGMGKTKHLLKEENEAALNGFKEEVERRWTRLKAKHEHPEL from the coding sequence ATGGCTATCGATTACGAAAAAGAAGTCGGCTCCGCCAAGGTGGAGCAGAAGTTTTTATATGAATCCGGCAATGAAATGGCGGCTTACGCTGCGCATCAAATCAACTATCATGTGATGGGCTATTTCCCGATCTCCCCGTCCACGGAGGTTGCCCAATTCCTCGATTCCATGAAAGCCAGCGGGCAGCATGACATTATGCTGGTGCCTTCCGACGGCGAGCACAGCTCTGCGGGCATCTGTTACGGCGCATCCACCGCGGGCGGCCGCGTATTCAATGCGACAAGCGCCCAAGGCTACTTGTACATGCTGGAGCAGCTTCCGGTTCAATCCGGTACGCGGATGCCGATGGTCATGAACCTGATCTGCCGTTCCGTTTCCGGACCGCTGAACATTCATGGAGATCACTCCGACCTGTATTATGCGCTGAACACCGGCTGGCCGATCCTGATGTGTCCGGACCCACAGTCCGTATACGATATGAACATCATGGCAATCAAGTTGGCCGAGCATGCCAAGGTTCGCCTGCCCGTGCTGGTAGCCATGGACGGATACTTCACTTCTCACCAGAAGCGCCGCGTCCAAGCGATTGCGAACCGTGAAGATGTCCAAAGCTTTATCGGACCTCAACCGAAGGGTTATGACGATACGCTGGACCGCGAGAACCCGATTTCCGTTGGCCCTTATATGAACGAACCGGACTATATCAACAACAAATACCAACAATCCGTGGCGATGTACAATGCTGCGGAAGTATTCGAAGAAATCGCCAAAGAATATGGCGATCTGACAGGCCGCCATTACCCGATCCTGTCGCAGTACCGGATGGAAGATGCCGAGGTTGCGGTATTCCTGATGAACTCGGCTTCCGAGATCATCAAGGATGTTGTCGATCAGCTTCGTGAGAAAGGCATTAAAGCCGGCGCCATTTCGCCGAACATGATCCGTCCGTTCCCGCAGAAGCAAATTGCCGAAGCGCTGAAGAACGTTAAAGCCATCACCGTCGGCGACCGCGCGGATTCTTTCGGAGCGCATGGCGGCAACATGGTTAACGAAATCAAGGCGGCTCTGTTCACTTACGGCAATACAACAACGAAAGTAATCAGCCGGATTTACGGTGTCGGCGGCAAGGACTTCTTCGCTGAAGACGGCCACAGCCTGTTCGAGCTGGCTATTGAAGCAGCGGAAACCGGTGAAGTGAAAGTACCTTTCGACTATTACGGCCACAATCCGGGCGTTGCCGAAAGCGCGCCGAAGCGTGTGCTCAATCCGCTTAAATTCGAGTCTCTCAAGACAGGCTTGATTACTGTGGACAAGGATGAGGAAACAGGCAAACTTAAGGTTAAGATTCCGCCAATGCGCAGCTTGACCGTTAAACCGAAGCGCCTGTCCCCAGGTCACGGCACTTGCCCAGGCTGCGGTATTTTCTCCGGTCTGGAACTGTTCTTCAAAGGCATCGAAGGAGATATCGTCGCTCTGTACCACACAGGCTGCGCCTTTGTTACAACGACCGGCTATCCTTATTCGTCGCATAAATCGACGTTCATCCACAACCTGTTCCAAAGTGGTGCCGCAACCATGTCCGGTGTGGTTGAAATGTTCTGGGAACGCAAACGCCGCGGCGAGCTTGATCATCTGAACCTGAAAGACGACTTCACCTTTGTCATGGTTACCGGCGACGGCGGCATGGACATCGGTATGGGGCCGGCAATCGGCGCTGCGCTTCGCGGACATAAGATGATCGTTCTGGAATATGACAATGAAGGCTACATGAATACGGGTGCACAGCAATCGTACTCGACGCCGATCGGTCACCGCACATCGACATCCAGCATCGGCAAGACGCAAAATGGTAAGGTGACGCAGCATAAAGATACTCCGCAAATTATGGCTGCCACCAATATTCCTTATGTGTTCACCGGCTGCGAAGCGTTCCCGCAGGATTTGGTGAAGAAAGCCGCCAAAGCCCAATGGTACGCTCAGAACGAAGGGCTTGTATACGGCAAAATCTTGTCTGCCTGCCCACTGAACTGGATGACCGAAGACAATGTAGGCACCAAGCTGGTATCCCTCGCAGTCGATTCCTGCTTCTTCCCGCTGTATGAAGTGGAGCAAGGCGTTACCACGATTACGTACAATCCGGAAGAAAAGGAAAAACGCGTAGACGTTACCGAATGGCTCAAAGGCATGGGTAAAACCAAGCATCTGCTCAAGGAAGAGAACGAAGCTGCGCTGAACGGCTTCAAGGAAGAAGTAGAGCGCCGCTGGACCCGCCTGAAAGCTAAGCACGAGCATCCGGAGCTGTAA
- a CDS encoding ABC transporter permease — translation MKQRGWMISLLAEMLKQHRSRTRGKAVFFSMLLWPALAFLTSYYAMQPYRTGEGSALSRVIPSGGIPLFLLSGYLVFQLFWTTVHSAWLFEMERKQSTLEIIFLTPSSKMAFLYGRSLYSLFNGIWMFAAFSFLTFWFIADPGEVKWAVLLPVLALIVCSAVIWGAMLSAVSLFSRDSGLLYYIFQAPMELFGGVRIPPSVFPVWAKGLSLLFPVTYSLILVRGALYGNTGGQWMWALVVLVAADAALVWFTRYLLSLAERHARFTGNWSLF, via the coding sequence ATGAAGCAGCGCGGATGGATGATCTCGCTCCTGGCGGAAATGTTGAAACAGCACAGAAGCCGCACCAGAGGAAAAGCCGTATTTTTCTCCATGCTGCTCTGGCCCGCGCTTGCCTTTCTGACCTCTTACTATGCGATGCAGCCCTATCGGACCGGTGAAGGCTCGGCCTTGTCCAGAGTGATCCCTTCCGGCGGAATACCGCTGTTCCTGCTTAGCGGTTATCTCGTATTTCAGCTGTTCTGGACTACGGTACATTCGGCATGGCTGTTCGAAATGGAACGCAAACAAAGCACACTGGAAATCATCTTCTTGACGCCTTCCTCCAAAATGGCCTTTTTATACGGCAGATCACTGTACTCCCTGTTTAACGGAATCTGGATGTTCGCGGCATTCTCCTTCCTGACGTTCTGGTTTATCGCCGATCCCGGGGAGGTGAAATGGGCCGTACTGCTGCCGGTGCTGGCACTTATCGTATGTTCTGCGGTCATCTGGGGAGCGATGCTCAGCGCCGTCTCCCTATTCTCACGGGACTCCGGCCTGCTGTACTACATTTTCCAGGCTCCGATGGAGTTGTTCGGGGGTGTGCGCATCCCTCCTTCCGTCTTCCCGGTGTGGGCAAAAGGACTGTCCCTGCTCTTTCCCGTTACCTACAGCCTGATCCTCGTTCGCGGGGCGCTGTACGGGAATACCGGCGGACAATGGATGTGGGCGCTAGTCGTATTGGTCGCTGCCGATGCGGCGCTTGTCTGGTTCACCCGGTATCTGCTCTCCTTGGCCGAGAGACATGCCAGATTTACGGGGAATTGGAGTTTGTTCTGA
- a CDS encoding copper-translocating P-type ATPase, which produces MNNDKIRYPDGVDHTHSHHSHHSHLINAIDNDYKHGQLAEKDAHSGHHRSTNEHSGHVHSVDKHAGHEVGQFKRRFYISLAVTVPILMLSPMIQMFIGVDWRFPFDTYLLFLLSSFVFFYGGSPFLTGAYHELRQKAPGMMTLISLSIVFAYGYSSLVVAGLTDTDFFWELVTLIDIMLLGHWLEMKSILGASQALEELVKLIPSEAHLVTTDGAIRVVAVSELLTGQTILIKPGERVPVDGLIVKGQSTVDESMLTGESIPVVKVPGNRVIGGSVNQEGALTVTVEKTGEEGYLSQVVSLIREAQESKSKTQNLSDRAAKWLFYIALIAGIATLFIWLSLGYSFDFSIQRMVAVMIIACPHALGLAVPLVVSASTSISARKGLLIRNRTAFEEARNMNAIVFDKTGTLTQGEFGITDIITQPGYEETKILMLVGALESQSEHPISKGIVAAIKKKGIQPSSPDSFEALVGQGLKGQVDDHEVMVVSPGYMQQKGMIYPLDQYRRLSSEGKTVVFVLIDGVLAGIIALADQVRDSAKQAIDRLKELGVRVTMLTGDNKQVAERVGKILELDEVYAEVLPHEKANKIAEIKSGGLHVAMTGDGVNDAPALAKADLGIAVGAGTDVAIETADIILVRSDPSDVVSIIELSRKTYRKMVQNLWWATGYNIVAIPLAAGALYGAGILLSPAVGAVLMSLSTIIVAINAKLLKVN; this is translated from the coding sequence ATGAATAATGATAAAATTCGGTATCCAGATGGAGTTGACCATACCCATTCTCACCATTCCCACCACTCTCATCTTATTAACGCTATCGATAATGATTACAAACATGGGCAGTTGGCTGAAAAAGACGCTCATTCAGGGCATCATCGAAGTACAAATGAACATAGTGGTCACGTACATTCCGTCGACAAGCATGCCGGTCATGAAGTTGGACAATTCAAAAGACGTTTTTACATTTCCCTGGCTGTTACCGTCCCGATACTCATGTTGTCTCCGATGATTCAAATGTTCATTGGCGTAGACTGGCGTTTTCCATTCGACACATATCTCCTTTTTTTGCTTTCTTCCTTTGTGTTTTTTTATGGAGGTTCTCCGTTTTTAACGGGGGCTTACCACGAGCTGAGACAGAAGGCACCTGGAATGATGACATTAATTTCGCTTTCAATCGTCTTCGCGTACGGATATAGCTCACTGGTAGTAGCCGGACTAACCGACACCGATTTTTTCTGGGAACTTGTAACGCTGATTGACATTATGCTGCTCGGCCACTGGCTGGAGATGAAGTCCATTCTTGGCGCATCCCAGGCTTTAGAAGAGTTAGTGAAGTTAATTCCTTCCGAGGCTCATCTTGTTACAACTGACGGAGCGATCAGAGTAGTTGCAGTCTCTGAATTATTAACCGGGCAAACGATTTTAATTAAACCAGGTGAAAGAGTTCCGGTTGACGGCCTGATTGTAAAAGGACAATCAACCGTTGATGAATCGATGCTCACAGGAGAGTCCATTCCAGTTGTAAAGGTGCCGGGCAATCGTGTCATTGGCGGTTCCGTTAACCAAGAAGGCGCATTAACGGTAACTGTAGAAAAGACGGGTGAGGAAGGTTATCTTTCGCAGGTTGTTTCTCTTATCAGGGAGGCGCAGGAATCGAAATCCAAGACGCAAAATTTATCTGATCGCGCCGCCAAGTGGCTGTTTTATATCGCATTAATTGCCGGGATTGCGACTTTGTTCATCTGGTTATCTTTAGGATACAGCTTTGACTTTTCTATTCAGAGGATGGTTGCCGTCATGATCATCGCCTGTCCTCATGCTCTTGGTCTTGCTGTACCACTTGTCGTGTCCGCTTCCACTTCGATATCAGCAAGAAAAGGTCTGCTAATCCGGAATAGAACCGCATTTGAAGAAGCAAGAAATATGAATGCGATTGTATTTGATAAGACGGGAACGTTAACGCAGGGCGAATTCGGCATTACGGATATTATAACGCAGCCGGGTTACGAAGAAACCAAAATCCTTATGTTGGTTGGAGCACTGGAAAGCCAATCCGAGCATCCAATCTCAAAAGGCATTGTCGCGGCAATCAAAAAGAAAGGGATACAGCCATCTTCACCGGATTCTTTTGAGGCATTGGTCGGACAAGGGCTTAAAGGACAAGTGGATGATCATGAGGTGATGGTAGTAAGCCCCGGCTACATGCAGCAGAAGGGGATGATTTATCCGCTTGATCAATATCGTCGGCTGTCTTCGGAAGGTAAAACCGTTGTCTTTGTTCTGATTGATGGAGTCTTGGCCGGAATCATCGCATTGGCGGATCAGGTGAGAGACAGCGCCAAACAGGCGATTGATAGGTTAAAAGAACTTGGGGTTCGAGTGACAATGCTTACCGGCGACAACAAACAAGTTGCGGAAAGGGTCGGTAAAATCCTTGAATTGGATGAAGTTTACGCTGAAGTGCTGCCGCATGAGAAAGCCAACAAAATCGCCGAAATCAAAAGCGGCGGATTACACGTGGCAATGACCGGGGACGGAGTAAATGATGCACCTGCTTTGGCAAAAGCGGATCTCGGCATCGCAGTGGGGGCAGGAACCGATGTGGCAATCGAAACCGCTGACATTATCTTGGTAAGGAGCGATCCGAGCGACGTCGTTTCCATTATTGAACTATCGCGGAAGACATACCGTAAAATGGTGCAAAATCTGTGGTGGGCGACAGGGTATAATATTGTGGCAATCCCTCTAGCCGCTGGTGCTCTTTATGGGGCTGGAATATTATTAAGTCCGGCTGTCGGGGCAGTACTTATGTCTTTAAGTACCATTATTGTCGCCATTAACGCTAAACTGTTGAAGGTGAACTAA
- a CDS encoding NifB/NifX family molybdenum-iron cluster-binding protein: MKVAVGSSDGVNVNQHFGRSDRFLIYEVDDEGFYSQTGIREIGNPASSQGHEQSRLEAVAEALTDCSYVLVSQIGRGATAVLHNVGITALAVEAPIEKALTRLISFLHSGRGAILQ; encoded by the coding sequence ATGAAAGTGGCTGTCGGTAGTTCGGATGGTGTTAACGTAAACCAGCATTTTGGCCGGAGCGACCGGTTTTTAATTTACGAAGTGGATGACGAAGGATTCTATTCACAGACCGGAATCAGGGAAATTGGCAATCCTGCAAGCAGTCAAGGACATGAGCAAAGCCGTCTGGAGGCAGTAGCCGAAGCGCTAACGGATTGTTCGTATGTACTTGTTAGCCAGATTGGTCGTGGTGCCACGGCGGTGCTTCACAATGTGGGAATTACGGCTCTGGCAGTCGAAGCCCCCATTGAAAAGGCATTGACCCGGCTGATTTCCTTTCTTCATTCAGGCCGTGGAGCTATTTTACAGTAA
- a CDS encoding 2-oxoacid:acceptor oxidoreductase family protein, with translation MVQLPKVNELGFFEIRLESIGGLGANLAGKMLAEAGVVGANLNGVSFSSYGSEKKGSPVKAHIRFCDLNTPIRDTSPVERPHVVAVFHEAMGKIVNVTSGITAESTVLINSAKSPEELKEILGVTAGTIAVVDATIIALEEKNRVNMAMLGGLFRLCPFLDPNTMKNVIEKSLGKKYPQAVQSAITTFDRGYNEVKFQTFELPEGESMPEFVRSDISPLGYETQPIGGTIINPGTSFLKDLSISRSGLVPVYDNESCINCAECDTVCPDMCFVWEEKVNKKGKSMMFLKGIDYQYCKGCLKCVEACPTSALSRSREKEGFAEANTVRHTFDLVNQI, from the coding sequence GTGGTACAATTACCGAAAGTGAACGAACTTGGGTTTTTCGAGATCCGTCTCGAATCCATAGGAGGTCTCGGCGCGAACCTTGCTGGTAAAATGCTGGCTGAAGCAGGGGTAGTAGGCGCGAATTTGAATGGCGTCAGCTTCTCGTCTTATGGTTCGGAGAAGAAAGGTTCGCCGGTTAAAGCGCATATCCGTTTCTGCGATTTGAATACGCCGATCCGCGATACATCGCCGGTTGAACGGCCGCATGTCGTTGCCGTGTTCCACGAAGCCATGGGCAAGATTGTTAATGTGACAAGCGGCATTACCGCAGAAAGCACAGTGCTGATCAACTCAGCGAAATCTCCTGAAGAGCTGAAGGAAATTCTTGGTGTAACTGCGGGCACAATCGCTGTTGTCGATGCGACCATTATCGCGCTGGAAGAGAAGAACCGCGTGAACATGGCGATGCTGGGCGGTCTGTTCCGTCTCTGTCCGTTCCTTGATCCTAATACAATGAAGAACGTTATCGAGAAGTCGCTCGGCAAGAAATATCCTCAAGCGGTTCAGTCGGCCATCACGACTTTCGACCGTGGCTACAATGAAGTGAAGTTCCAAACGTTTGAACTGCCGGAAGGCGAGAGCATGCCGGAGTTTGTACGGTCCGACATTTCGCCGCTCGGATATGAAACCCAGCCGATTGGCGGCACCATCATCAATCCGGGAACAAGCTTCCTGAAAGATCTCAGCATTTCCCGTTCCGGGCTTGTGCCGGTATATGACAACGAGTCCTGCATCAACTGCGCGGAGTGCGACACGGTTTGTCCGGATATGTGCTTCGTTTGGGAAGAAAAGGTCAATAAAAAAGGCAAATCGATGATGTTCCTGAAAGGGATCGATTATCAATACTGTAAAGGCTGTCTCAAATGCGTAGAAGCCTGCCCGACCTCCGCACTCTCCCGTTCGCGTGAGAAGGAAGGCTTCGCGGAAGCCAATACGGTCCGGCACACTTTTGATCTTGTAAACCAGATCTAA
- a CDS encoding O-acetylhomoserine aminocarboxypropyltransferase/cysteine synthase family protein, with amino-acid sequence MSEKQLGFDTLKVRAGYESSEHNYSVAVPIYQTASYDLGGVERAEKLFGLEEAGFLYTRIGNPTVAVLEERLTALDKGTGAVAVASGMAAVAYTLLNLAEGGGRILTTPRLYGGTFDAIKHLFPKFNVHVDFVENSDDPETFRRAIGPDTKAILIESISNPNATILDVEAIAEIAHDNGIPLVIDNTFGTPYLFDSFAHGADIIIYSATKAIGGHGTTLGGVIVENGKFNWSNGKFPHFEEPQYLLRDQATGRERSILEVFPNAPFTTRVRLSYLAYFGASLSPFDAFLLIQGLVTLSERIDKQISNALKIVQYLQSNDRVSWVSHPAAEGNAYKALADKYFPKGASSIFSFGFKGNEEQLKTFLNSVKLFSYHANVGDARSLIINSPKTTHGELNPEEQAFAGIKPETVRLSIGLEDAEDLIADLEQAFEQAFVETLV; translated from the coding sequence ATGAGTGAGAAACAATTGGGCTTTGATACATTGAAGGTAAGAGCCGGCTATGAGTCCAGCGAGCATAATTATTCGGTGGCCGTGCCGATTTATCAGACGGCTTCTTACGATTTAGGCGGCGTGGAACGAGCGGAAAAATTGTTCGGCCTGGAGGAAGCGGGCTTCCTGTATACCCGGATCGGTAATCCGACCGTAGCCGTGCTTGAGGAGCGGTTGACCGCTCTGGATAAAGGAACCGGCGCTGTTGCCGTCGCTTCCGGAATGGCCGCTGTCGCTTATACTCTGCTCAACCTGGCTGAGGGCGGCGGAAGAATATTAACAACACCTAGACTGTACGGGGGAACTTTCGACGCTATCAAGCATCTGTTCCCTAAATTCAATGTGCATGTCGATTTTGTGGAGAACTCGGATGATCCGGAAACCTTCCGGCGGGCCATAGGGCCGGATACCAAAGCGATACTGATCGAGAGTATCAGCAACCCGAACGCAACCATCCTGGATGTAGAAGCCATTGCCGAAATTGCGCATGACAACGGGATTCCGTTAGTTATTGACAATACTTTTGGAACCCCGTATCTGTTCGATTCCTTCGCCCATGGAGCGGACATCATCATTTACTCGGCGACCAAGGCGATCGGCGGGCATGGCACAACGCTTGGCGGAGTCATTGTGGAGAACGGTAAGTTTAACTGGAGTAATGGCAAATTCCCGCATTTTGAAGAGCCGCAGTATCTGCTGCGGGATCAGGCGACAGGACGCGAGCGCAGCATTCTTGAGGTCTTCCCGAATGCGCCGTTTACGACAAGAGTACGGCTTAGCTACCTCGCTTATTTTGGGGCGTCTCTCAGCCCGTTCGATGCCTTCCTGCTGATTCAGGGACTTGTAACATTATCTGAGCGGATTGACAAGCAGATTTCCAACGCGCTGAAAATCGTGCAGTATCTGCAAAGCAACGACAGAGTAAGCTGGGTCAGCCATCCCGCCGCAGAAGGCAATGCATACAAAGCCTTGGCTGACAAATATTTTCCAAAAGGCGCCAGTTCTATTTTCTCCTTTGGCTTTAAGGGAAATGAGGAGCAGCTCAAGACTTTTCTGAATTCGGTGAAGCTGTTCAGCTATCATGCAAATGTGGGTGACGCCCGCTCGCTCATTATCAATTCGCCGAAAACGACGCATGGCGAGCTTAACCCCGAAGAACAGGCGTTTGCCGGCATCAAGCCTGAAACGGTCCGCCTGTCCATTGGTCTCGAAGATGCCGAGGATTTAATCGCAGATCTGGAGCAGGCGTTCGAGCAGGCTTTTGTTGAGACATTGGTGTAG